A part of uncultured Acidilobus sp. JCHS genomic DNA contains:
- a CDS encoding putative membrane protein yields the protein MPRRVEFEDIIGWSLRVGVLISAALIVFGLALIFYSHGAGTFKLGELIAARSPVNTSMLPVSYVNASNLANLNGLTFTLLGLIVLMATPVLRVAIGIAQFAHERNWLYTFITLVVFMNLMLAIFVIPALVAR from the coding sequence TTGCCCAGGAGGGTGGAGTTCGAGGACATAATTGGGTGGTCGCTCAGGGTGGGGGTCCTGATCTCCGCGGCGCTGATAGTCTTTGGGCTTGCGCTTATCTTCTACAGCCATGGTGCCGGCACCTTTAAACTAGGGGAGCTCATAGCGGCCCGCTCGCCCGTCAACACGTCAATGCTCCCCGTCAGCTACGTTAACGCCTCCAACCTAGCCAACCTCAACGGGCTCACCTTCACACTCCTGGGCCTGATAGTACTTATGGCCACACCGGTACTGAGGGTCGCCATAGGGATAGCGCAGTTCGCCCATGAGAGGAACTGGCTCTACACGTTCATAACTCTGGTCGTGTTCATGAACTTGATGCTGGCAATCTTTGTGATACCCGCCCTGGTAGCTAGGTGA
- a CDS encoding putative permease produces MLHLPIAEFFSLVVAASVISGFLGALVGLGGGTFLVPIYTLFLGIPIAYATGASLISTIATSSGSASAYVRDRITNVRIGMGLEIATTTGSIIGSLTAAWVYAHRLEYIIYIVFGLVLLSQVYIQLERSKFELPKPMKPDWTTRVFQLHGEYYDEALGQVVRYYGVRWWLGESIMFGAGFISGLLGIGSGALKVLGMDWAMNLPMKVSTTTSNFMIGVTAATGSAIYWTFGLIQPVLAGFTALGVLAGSMIASKILPRITNRSIRYIFTAILAFLGIEMVLRGLGVIH; encoded by the coding sequence ATGCTGCACCTGCCAATAGCAGAGTTCTTCAGCCTTGTGGTCGCGGCCAGCGTTATATCAGGGTTCCTGGGAGCCCTAGTAGGCCTCGGGGGCGGGACGTTCCTGGTCCCCATATACACGCTCTTCCTGGGGATCCCGATAGCCTACGCCACCGGCGCCTCGCTCATATCGACTATTGCCACCTCCAGCGGCTCCGCGAGCGCCTACGTTAGGGACAGGATAACCAACGTGAGGATAGGCATGGGGCTCGAGATAGCGACCACGACAGGCTCCATAATAGGGTCCCTCACGGCAGCCTGGGTCTACGCCCATCGCCTTGAATACATAATATACATAGTCTTCGGCCTGGTCCTGCTCTCGCAGGTGTACATTCAGCTCGAGAGGTCAAAGTTCGAGCTCCCAAAGCCCATGAAGCCTGACTGGACCACGAGAGTCTTCCAGCTTCACGGCGAGTACTATGACGAGGCCCTGGGCCAGGTCGTCAGGTACTACGGCGTCAGGTGGTGGCTTGGGGAGTCAATAATGTTCGGCGCCGGCTTCATATCAGGCCTCCTCGGTATAGGCAGCGGGGCCCTCAAGGTCCTCGGCATGGACTGGGCCATGAACCTGCCCATGAAGGTTAGCACCACCACGAGCAACTTCATGATAGGCGTCACTGCGGCCACGGGAAGCGCCATTTACTGGACCTTCGGGCTCATTCAGCCCGTGCTGGCGGGGTTCACGGCACTCGGCGTCCTGGCCGGGTCGATGATAGCGTCGAAGATACTGCCGAGGATAACCAACAGGTCCATCAGGTACATATTTACGGCCATACTGGCGTTCCTGGGCATCGAGATGGTGCTGAGAGGATTAGGGGTAATACACTGA
- a CDS encoding putative transcriptional regulator, producing the protein MSEYESYESFAAKAVAIRIAGDIVLSDSPGAAMRKWREYFEVSQQEAARSMGVSPSVLSDYEKGRRTPGAGFVRRFVRALLKIDAERGSRKVENLSRALGIPMTAVIDMQEFKEPMTLEDLILAVDGILLYPDYPKGVVAYGYTVIDSIKAILELSSMQFYALLGSVPERAVVFTRVTAGRSPMVAVRVSLVKPSVIVLHGPRTRVDFLSIELARLDRVPLVLSTLPSVDELVARLRSRTSSR; encoded by the coding sequence GTGAGCGAATACGAGAGCTATGAGAGCTTCGCGGCGAAGGCCGTGGCCATCAGAATAGCCGGCGACATAGTGCTCAGCGACTCGCCAGGGGCTGCCATGAGGAAGTGGAGGGAGTACTTTGAGGTGAGCCAGCAGGAGGCCGCGAGGTCCATGGGCGTGTCCCCAAGCGTCCTCAGCGACTACGAGAAGGGCAGGAGGACCCCTGGGGCAGGCTTCGTTAGGAGGTTCGTCAGGGCGCTGCTCAAGATAGACGCTGAGAGGGGCTCAAGAAAGGTTGAGAACCTGAGCAGGGCCCTGGGCATACCCATGACGGCCGTAATTGACATGCAGGAGTTCAAGGAGCCTATGACGCTTGAGGACCTCATACTCGCCGTGGACGGCATACTGCTCTACCCTGACTACCCCAAGGGGGTCGTGGCGTATGGCTACACGGTGATTGACAGCATAAAGGCCATACTCGAGCTCTCAAGCATGCAGTTCTACGCCCTCCTCGGCTCAGTGCCCGAGAGGGCCGTGGTCTTTACCAGGGTGACGGCCGGGAGGAGCCCCATGGTGGCGGTCAGGGTGTCCCTCGTCAAGCCGAGCGTAATAGTGCTCCACGGCCCGAGGACCCGTGTTGACTTCCTGTCAATAGAGCTGGCGAGGCTCGACAGGGTCCCCCTGGTCCTCAGCACCCTGCCGAGCGTTGACGAGCTGGTGGCCAGGCTCAGGTCAAGGACGAGCTCAAGGTGA
- a CDS encoding alpha-NAC-related protein, which produces MMGLNPRELRRALKRMGIEAEELNAVKVSIETSDGKTLEVGSPQVMIIRAKGQPTMIYVVGEPREVKREVKEEAKVTISDDDVRLVAEQAGVDLETARRALEEAKGDIAEAILRLRGSP; this is translated from the coding sequence TTGATGGGACTGAACCCAAGGGAGCTGAGAAGGGCCCTCAAGAGGATGGGCATAGAGGCGGAGGAGCTTAACGCCGTAAAGGTCTCAATAGAGACCTCCGACGGGAAGACGCTAGAGGTGGGGTCCCCTCAGGTTATGATAATAAGGGCGAAGGGCCAGCCAACAATGATATACGTCGTGGGTGAGCCGAGGGAGGTCAAGAGGGAGGTCAAGGAGGAGGCGAAAGTGACGATAAGCGATGACGACGTAAGGCTCGTCGCCGAGCAGGCGGGGGTTGACCTGGAGACCGCCAGGAGAGCGCTTGAGGAGGCCAAGGGCGATATAGCTGAGGCCATACTTAGGCTCAGGGGGTCACCTTGA
- a CDS encoding putative exonuclease of the beta-lactamase fold involved in RNA processing produces MSVKGESKDVRVRVLGSGREVGRAAIAIEHRERLVLLDYGFNFDENDQPIYPLHVRPKDVEALVLTHSHLDHIGAAPSLYISVKPRLLGTSLTFDVSRVLLYDMIKLNGPNLIFDTRTVDEMLAVAESVDYERPVEAGDFTLTLANSGHIPGSASVLVDVGDHKILYTSDMNTIETKLTPSHRLAGVKADTVIIESTYSNVTHPDRSLTEKEFVEAAQDVVKRGGKVLVPAFSVARGQEIMSVLEERQFSWPVWVDGMIRNVLDLYLAHSSFLRDPRLLARAAENQKVVKGWSERKRALKEPGVIIASAGMLKGGPSLYYYARMVGNERDAVFLVSYQAPNTPGRLALEEGVFFDGERKAPVKARLQLFDFSSHTDWKGVIQTLRQVSGLQRVVLVHGEPDGQVLLANRIREELGVDVIVPQNGDVIELG; encoded by the coding sequence TTGAGCGTAAAGGGTGAGAGCAAGGACGTCAGGGTAAGGGTACTTGGCAGCGGCAGGGAGGTAGGAAGGGCTGCCATAGCAATTGAGCACAGGGAAAGGCTCGTGCTCCTCGACTACGGCTTTAACTTCGACGAGAACGATCAGCCAATATACCCCCTTCACGTCAGGCCGAAGGACGTGGAGGCATTAGTGCTGACCCACAGCCACCTGGATCACATAGGGGCCGCGCCCAGCCTTTACATCTCTGTGAAGCCAAGGCTGCTGGGCACCTCGCTGACTTTCGACGTGTCGAGGGTGCTGCTCTATGACATGATAAAGCTCAACGGGCCTAACCTGATATTCGACACGAGGACCGTTGACGAAATGCTCGCGGTGGCCGAGAGCGTCGACTATGAGAGGCCTGTTGAGGCGGGGGACTTCACGCTGACCCTCGCCAACAGCGGCCACATACCGGGCTCGGCCTCGGTGCTGGTCGACGTAGGGGACCACAAGATACTGTACACCAGCGACATGAACACCATCGAGACCAAGCTGACCCCGTCACACAGGCTCGCCGGCGTCAAGGCCGACACAGTTATAATAGAGTCGACGTACTCGAACGTGACCCACCCCGACAGGTCGTTAACTGAGAAGGAGTTCGTCGAGGCGGCCCAGGACGTCGTTAAGAGGGGCGGGAAGGTCCTGGTGCCCGCCTTCAGCGTCGCGAGGGGCCAGGAGATAATGAGCGTGCTTGAGGAGAGGCAGTTCAGCTGGCCTGTGTGGGTTGACGGCATGATAAGGAACGTGCTTGACCTTTACTTAGCTCACAGCAGCTTCCTGAGGGACCCCAGGCTCCTGGCGAGGGCCGCCGAGAACCAGAAGGTCGTCAAGGGGTGGAGCGAGAGGAAGCGGGCCCTGAAGGAGCCTGGTGTGATAATAGCGAGCGCGGGAATGTTAAAGGGAGGGCCAAGCCTCTACTACTACGCCAGGATGGTAGGCAATGAGAGGGACGCGGTCTTCCTCGTAAGCTACCAGGCCCCCAACACCCCGGGCAGGCTTGCCCTTGAGGAGGGAGTCTTCTTCGACGGCGAGAGGAAGGCGCCCGTTAAGGCGAGGCTCCAGCTCTTCGACTTCTCAAGTCACACCGACTGGAAGGGCGTTATCCAGACGCTGAGGCAGGTGTCAGGGCTTCAGAGGGTCGTCCTGGTTCACGGCGAGCCTGACGGACAGGTCCTCCTGGCCAACAGGATAAGGGAGGAGCTGGGCGTGGACGTGATCGTGCCCCAGAACGGCGACGTGATAGAGCTGGGCTGA